The following proteins are co-located in the Spirosoma montaniterrae genome:
- a CDS encoding TolC family protein, translated as MRQVFAIFCCWLVACSVGAQTTQRPAPVTSVPIPKPQLLASVPTSATGLPVATSTNGPAVAPDTTVFSALVFYELIRQYHPIVKQAGLFGAEAEQVLMQARGAFDPKLVSHYDRKEFDNKLYFDHWRNKLAVPVWLGGIDLNVSYDRNNPGGRFINPEETTPPTGLAGVGITVPIGQTLMIDARRTAVRQARLALDLAAADRVKLVNKVLFDAAKTYWEWFLAYQQFRLIDEGFDLADTRFNALRQRALLGDAAIIDTTEALITVQDRQVQREQAVVEMNNARIRLNAFLWNADGQPVELPATAIPQQPGLTPPNEAALQALADQAAQQHPELLKLDLKSKQLSLEERLRRALIQPQIMLDANLLSATPDIDRRYNLPNYFSFQPQNYKVGVDVIFPLFLRKERGKLREVQVKNQQVILERQQVGRDIANDVQAAFNQMQAFSQQIAVQQQAIQNQQRLLQAEQQKFEIGESSLFLVNARETKLIDLRVKGEELKTKYQKALAELYFVAGTAQ; from the coding sequence ATGAGACAAGTCTTTGCCATTTTTTGTTGCTGGCTCGTTGCGTGCAGCGTTGGGGCGCAAACTACCCAACGCCCCGCCCCCGTAACGTCGGTGCCGATTCCGAAACCACAATTGCTGGCCTCGGTGCCAACTTCAGCCACAGGCTTGCCGGTTGCCACCTCAACCAACGGCCCGGCTGTGGCTCCCGACACAACGGTGTTCTCGGCACTTGTTTTTTATGAACTTATCCGGCAGTATCACCCAATCGTAAAACAGGCCGGACTGTTCGGAGCCGAAGCCGAGCAGGTGCTGATGCAGGCGCGGGGCGCGTTTGACCCCAAGTTAGTGTCGCACTACGACCGGAAGGAGTTTGACAACAAACTCTACTTCGACCACTGGCGCAACAAGTTGGCCGTTCCGGTTTGGTTAGGCGGCATCGACCTGAACGTGTCCTACGACCGCAACAATCCGGGTGGCCGGTTTATTAACCCGGAGGAGACAACCCCCCCGACAGGGCTGGCGGGGGTCGGCATTACTGTACCTATCGGGCAAACGCTGATGATTGACGCCCGGCGAACGGCTGTTCGGCAGGCCCGGCTCGCGCTCGACCTGGCGGCTGCTGACCGGGTCAAACTGGTGAACAAAGTGTTGTTCGATGCCGCCAAAACCTACTGGGAATGGTTTCTGGCGTACCAGCAGTTTCGGCTGATTGACGAAGGTTTTGACCTGGCTGATACACGTTTTAACGCACTTCGGCAACGCGCTTTATTGGGTGATGCGGCCATTATTGATACCACTGAAGCCCTGATTACGGTGCAGGACCGGCAGGTACAGCGTGAGCAGGCGGTGGTAGAGATGAACAATGCCCGCATTCGCCTGAATGCGTTTTTGTGGAATGCTGATGGGCAACCCGTTGAGTTACCCGCAACAGCTATCCCTCAGCAGCCGGGACTAACTCCTCCCAATGAAGCGGCACTACAGGCATTGGCCGATCAGGCGGCCCAACAACACCCCGAACTGCTCAAATTAGACCTGAAATCAAAGCAACTTTCGCTGGAGGAGCGGCTCCGCCGGGCACTGATTCAGCCGCAAATTATGCTCGACGCCAATTTACTGAGTGCAACGCCCGACATAGACCGGCGCTACAACTTACCTAACTATTTCTCTTTCCAGCCACAGAATTACAAAGTTGGCGTCGATGTAATCTTTCCGCTTTTTCTGCGAAAAGAGCGGGGAAAGTTGCGTGAAGTGCAGGTTAAAAACCAGCAGGTGATTCTGGAGCGGCAGCAGGTTGGCCGCGATATTGCCAACGACGTGCAGGCGGCTTTCAACCAGATGCAGGCGTTTAGCCAGCAGATTGCCGTACAACAGCAGGCCATTCAGAACCAGCAGCGGCTGTTGCAGGCCGAACAGCAAAAATTTGAGATTGGCGAAAGCAGCCTGTTCTTGGTGAATGCTCGCGAAACCAAACTGATCGATTTGCGGGTGAAAGGCGAAGAATTGAAAACCAAATACCAGAAAGCATTGGCCGAACTCTATTTCGTGGCTGGAACAGCCCAGTAG